The Sorangiineae bacterium MSr11367 genome window below encodes:
- a CDS encoding class I SAM-dependent methyltransferase produces the protein MSTDYVTDVTCYRSFVGDLSPAKLRLVAAINGFPMPPGEDFDYCELGSAHGDTVSVLAASNPRARFIGVDVNAAHIASSHRLAREGKLDNLRFVERDFEELDHEPIPDLDFIAAHGVLSWIGPAKRKALVDFASRKLKPGGLLYVGYNALPGWSAVEPLRQLLLTGGAGAKDDTMERARLGFALAKHMHDAGAMYFTANPSATAMLKRMEELGLPYIAHEYLNANWTPMYFSQMARELSEADLYFVGQSTLYANYRDLAVPPVLAKLFEGISDRGMYESFKDFALNEFFRRDVFIKGRTGRSPEAVRAYFDSTSFGLLHSFPVPEFRLPHGTLTFEGPLFEALFATLAEGGAATESTLVAHPKLEAFGAENVRAALLRALLTERAAPMPSASRPFSEKESWRVGLDYNRMILRQGPRPEIPLVLASPITGTGVSISPLEVLAIRLLAEVPPSKWQEWIRDLFVQHAYRIVVGGRAVEGADEGVRLVLAEVTRFRRSRLRSFVEWGILE, from the coding sequence GTGAGCACCGACTACGTTACCGACGTCACCTGCTATCGAAGCTTCGTGGGCGATCTCAGCCCTGCGAAGCTTCGCCTCGTAGCGGCCATCAATGGTTTCCCGATGCCGCCCGGGGAGGACTTCGACTATTGCGAGCTCGGTTCCGCGCACGGCGATACCGTTTCGGTGTTGGCCGCGTCCAACCCGAGGGCGCGCTTCATCGGGGTCGACGTGAATGCGGCGCACATCGCCAGCTCCCACCGCTTGGCCCGGGAAGGAAAGCTCGACAATCTGCGCTTCGTCGAGCGTGACTTCGAGGAGCTCGACCACGAACCCATTCCCGATCTCGACTTCATCGCCGCACACGGCGTTTTGAGCTGGATCGGGCCAGCCAAGCGCAAGGCCCTCGTCGACTTTGCCTCACGAAAGCTGAAGCCCGGGGGACTTCTCTACGTAGGCTACAATGCCTTGCCCGGGTGGTCCGCGGTCGAGCCCCTGCGCCAGTTGCTTCTCACCGGGGGAGCGGGCGCCAAGGACGACACGATGGAGCGTGCCCGCCTGGGGTTTGCGCTGGCCAAACACATGCACGACGCCGGGGCCATGTACTTTACGGCCAACCCGTCGGCCACCGCGATGCTCAAACGGATGGAGGAACTCGGGCTTCCGTACATTGCCCATGAGTATCTCAATGCGAATTGGACTCCGATGTACTTTTCCCAGATGGCGCGGGAACTGTCCGAGGCCGACTTGTATTTCGTGGGGCAGTCGACATTGTATGCCAATTATCGCGATTTGGCCGTCCCGCCGGTCCTCGCGAAGCTTTTCGAAGGCATCAGCGATCGCGGTATGTACGAGTCGTTCAAAGACTTCGCCTTGAACGAGTTCTTCCGGCGCGACGTATTCATCAAAGGACGCACCGGCCGCTCTCCGGAGGCCGTGCGGGCCTATTTCGATTCGACGTCCTTTGGATTGCTGCATTCATTTCCGGTCCCGGAGTTTCGGCTGCCCCATGGCACGCTGACCTTCGAGGGGCCTTTGTTCGAGGCTCTCTTCGCGACCCTCGCCGAGGGCGGCGCCGCCACGGAAAGCACATTGGTGGCACACCCGAAGCTCGAGGCGTTCGGCGCGGAAAACGTCCGTGCAGCGCTTTTGCGGGCATTGTTGACCGAGCGCGCGGCCCCAATGCCATCCGCGTCTCGGCCCTTTTCCGAGAAAGAGTCTTGGCGCGTGGGGCTGGATTACAATCGAATGATCCTGCGTCAGGGGCCACGCCCCGAGATCCCGCTGGTATTGGCTTCGCCCATCACCGGCACGGGGGTTTCCATTTCGCCGCTCGAGGTTCTAGCCATTCGATTGCTCGCCGAAGTTCCGCCTTCGAAATGGCAAGAATGGATTCGCGATCTCTTCGTGCAGCACGCCTATCGGATCGTGGTGGGCGGCCGCGCGGTGGAAGGGGCCGATGAGGGCGTGCGGCTCGTGCTCGCCGAGGTCACCCGGTTTCGACGGAGCCGGCTGCGGTCGTTCGTCGAATGGGGCATTCTCGAGTGA
- a CDS encoding collagen-like protein: MSHRSSFVLCIALFALTACNAGEKGPAGPKGEPGPQGEPGPPNGPPGPQGPAGVQGFVGPEGPTGPQGPVGPSGIAGPQGPAGPQGPVGPASSGFQDGSRIKQKWSHGADGSRMPMGLYDAQLQTDCSYATVDDGKMRCIPYGAYYYNDYYVDASCSRHAAIAVGCITAAPKYAQAGAGTCGVTIYSVGAEIGQLFIQSGTNCSSTTVPVGWRVYAVGSRVAASTFSETTVSTDP; this comes from the coding sequence ATGTCCCACCGTTCGTCGTTCGTCCTGTGCATTGCGTTGTTTGCCCTCACCGCGTGCAACGCGGGCGAAAAAGGTCCCGCCGGCCCCAAAGGCGAACCGGGCCCCCAGGGCGAACCTGGCCCGCCCAACGGCCCGCCAGGTCCCCAAGGTCCCGCCGGAGTCCAAGGGTTCGTCGGGCCGGAGGGGCCAACCGGTCCCCAAGGCCCCGTCGGTCCCTCGGGCATCGCCGGTCCGCAAGGCCCCGCCGGCCCGCAAGGTCCCGTGGGACCGGCGTCGTCCGGCTTCCAGGATGGCTCGCGCATCAAGCAGAAATGGAGCCACGGGGCCGACGGCTCACGCATGCCCATGGGCCTGTACGACGCCCAATTGCAGACGGATTGCTCCTACGCGACCGTGGACGATGGCAAAATGCGCTGCATCCCGTATGGCGCCTATTACTATAATGACTATTACGTCGACGCCAGTTGCTCCCGGCACGCCGCCATTGCCGTCGGCTGCATCACGGCTGCACCCAAGTACGCGCAAGCCGGCGCAGGGACCTGCGGCGTGACGATCTATTCCGTCGGCGCAGAGATCGGCCAGCTTTTCATCCAGTCAGGGACAAACTGCAGCTCGACCACGGTGCCCGTCGGGTGGCGCGTCTACGCCGTAGGTTCGCGCGTCGCGGCAAGCACCTTCTCCGAGACAACCGTCAGCACCGATCCGTAA
- a CDS encoding thiamine pyrophosphate-binding protein, producing the protein MDSRTRTRCADRLVEVLERAGVDTIYGVPGGTISPIYDALIDHPGIRVVHARHETSAVFMAIGHTRVRPDALPCVLVTSGPGVTNAVTGLAAVLSEGVAVIVIGGEVPRTKFGHRALQEGSAETIDVVNIVRTVTRSAACITIPEHATYQLTAAIHRARTERGPVFLSLPLDVALADVAPAQFAAATPRRPAPPDTALEEIAGILRSADRPLLLLGSGARGAAREIRALAEKLQIPVVTSPKAKGIVPETAPYCLGVFGYGGHPSTIEYLERQPADVVLALGCGLTEPSTNSWSPLLQASRTMIQVDIDASQFGRNYRADLALEADVTAIVGRLATLLADAPAWDVPHEAIRYLDPQALESDRTPLGPARVLRVLQEQVPADTIYTADIGEHLLFALHYLRLSEPDQFIASYGLGSMGSGICAAIGAKLAAPERTVVAICGDYGFQMYGMDLNMCVHEHLGVVFLVMNDDRMRMVEAGIDRIYGRGLPMDGPHVNFADLARAHGAQGFVAADVRQLRSALRRIRPDVPTVIDVRIDPNSAFPMNARVKEISNFAVK; encoded by the coding sequence TTGGATTCCCGCACCCGAACACGGTGCGCGGATCGCCTCGTCGAGGTGCTCGAGCGGGCGGGCGTGGACACGATCTATGGTGTCCCCGGAGGCACCATCAGCCCGATCTACGATGCATTGATCGATCACCCCGGTATCAGAGTGGTGCACGCACGCCACGAGACGAGTGCGGTCTTCATGGCGATTGGGCACACGCGGGTTCGGCCCGACGCGCTCCCGTGCGTCCTCGTCACGTCGGGACCGGGCGTCACCAATGCCGTCACCGGCCTTGCCGCCGTCTTGAGCGAGGGCGTAGCCGTCATCGTGATCGGTGGCGAGGTCCCACGGACCAAGTTCGGTCATCGCGCGCTTCAGGAGGGGAGCGCCGAGACCATCGATGTGGTGAACATCGTGCGAACCGTCACGCGCTCGGCGGCCTGCATCACCATTCCGGAGCACGCGACCTACCAGCTTACCGCCGCGATCCACCGCGCGCGTACCGAGCGCGGCCCGGTCTTTCTATCGCTCCCGTTGGACGTCGCACTCGCCGACGTGGCGCCCGCCCAATTTGCAGCTGCGACACCGCGAAGGCCCGCACCGCCCGACACAGCGCTCGAGGAGATCGCCGGCATCCTTCGCAGTGCGGATCGCCCCCTCCTCCTTCTCGGTTCCGGCGCCCGCGGCGCCGCACGCGAGATCCGGGCGCTCGCGGAGAAGCTGCAGATCCCGGTGGTCACCTCCCCCAAGGCCAAGGGCATCGTGCCCGAGACCGCGCCGTATTGCCTCGGTGTCTTCGGCTACGGAGGGCATCCCTCCACCATCGAGTACCTCGAGCGGCAGCCGGCGGACGTCGTATTGGCCCTCGGCTGCGGCCTCACGGAGCCGAGCACCAACAGCTGGTCTCCGTTGCTTCAGGCGTCGCGCACCATGATCCAGGTGGACATCGACGCGAGCCAATTCGGGCGCAACTACCGCGCGGATCTGGCGCTGGAGGCGGACGTGACCGCCATTGTCGGAAGGCTCGCCACGCTTCTCGCCGATGCGCCGGCATGGGACGTTCCGCACGAGGCGATACGCTACCTCGACCCGCAGGCACTCGAGAGCGATCGCACGCCGCTCGGGCCGGCACGGGTCCTCCGCGTCCTGCAGGAGCAGGTACCCGCCGACACGATCTACACCGCGGACATCGGTGAGCATCTCTTGTTTGCGCTGCATTACCTTCGTCTATCCGAGCCGGATCAATTCATCGCGTCATATGGACTCGGGTCGATGGGCTCGGGCATCTGCGCAGCGATCGGCGCAAAGCTCGCCGCGCCCGAACGCACCGTGGTCGCCATTTGCGGCGATTACGGATTTCAGATGTACGGCATGGACCTCAACATGTGCGTGCACGAGCACCTCGGCGTCGTCTTTCTCGTGATGAACGACGACCGAATGCGCATGGTCGAGGCCGGAATCGATCGGATCTACGGCCGCGGCCTTCCCATGGATGGGCCCCACGTCAACTTCGCCGACCTCGCGCGTGCGCACGGGGCCCAGGGTTTCGTGGCGGCCGATGTTCGCCAGCTCCGCTCCGCGCTGCGGCGCATCCGCCCCGACGTGCCGACGGTCATCGACGTTCGCATCGACCCGAATTCGGCGTTTCCTATGAATGCGCGGGTCAAAGAGATAAGCAACTTCGCAGTGAAGTGA